Proteins from one Coffea arabica cultivar ET-39 chromosome 8c, Coffea Arabica ET-39 HiFi, whole genome shotgun sequence genomic window:
- the LOC113705807 gene encoding uncharacterized protein encodes MGTIWFFFQENFSGSIIGESSQHVSVRLSHDHIPGSRVIVSFVHAWCTAVERNELWADLLRDNPGPRLGSSAAILIYGRARIWKRLDLVLVNEGCYDAGISLSISHLAREPSDHAPLLISVSTRVDNKLRPFRFLNVWADRTDFLGLVSESWDQPCFGSPIHTLCQKLKRLRGVIRLWNKEVVGDIFQAVKRKEEEVRLAEIHVESDESKKARANLHRAQAQLRSTLQVEELFWKQKARVKWLDEGDRNTKFFHSVIKQRRVQSIIHKIKNDRGEWVTSEKAIGEEKVRFFEQLFTDQHSASTSDLLLIIPKLLTDEDNDALE; translated from the exons ATGGGTACTATCTGGTTTTTCTTCCAAGAGAATTTTTCTGGGTCTATTATTGGGGAAAGTTCCCAACATGTGTCGGTAAGACTCTCCCACGACCACATACCGGGGTCTCGAGTTATTGTATCTTTTGTGCATGCTTGGTGTACGGCCGTGGAGAGGAACGAGCTTTGGGCTGATCTTTTGAGGGATAACCCAGGCCCTAGGCTTGGTTCGTCGGCGGCAATTTTAAT ATACGGCAGGGCTCGAATTTGGAAACGGTTAGATCTGGTTCTGGTGAATGAGGGGTGCTATGATGCGGGGATCTCATTGTCGATCTCACACTTAGCCCGGGAACCGTCTGATCATGCTCCACTTCTCATCTCTGTGTCGACGAGGGTGGATAACAAGCTGCGGCCGTTTAGATTCCTCAACGTTTGGGCAGACCGTACTGATTTTTTGGGTTTGGTTAGCGAGTCTTGGGATCAACCTTGTTTTGGCTCCCCCATTCATACTCTATGTCAAAAGTTAAAGCGACTTAGGGGGGTTATTCGGCTTTGGAATAAGGAGGTGGTTGGGGATATCTTTCAGGCAGTTAAACGCAAAGAAGAGGAGGTGCGGCTTGCTGAGATTCATGTGGAGAGTGATGAATCAAAGAAAGCGCGGGCGAACTTACATCGTGCTCAAGCTCAGTTGCGGTCTACCTTGCAGGTTGAGGAGCTCTTTTGGAAGCAGAAGGCTCGAGTTAAGTGGTTAGATGAGGGAGACAGGAACACTAAATTTTTCCACTCTGTGATAAAACAACGGAGGGTCCAGTCAATTATTCATAAGATTAAAAATGACCGAGGGGAATGGGTTACATCGGAGAAGGCAATAGGAGAGGAGAAGGTACGATTTTTTGAGCAACTGTTTACGGATCAGCATTCGGCCTCGACTTCGGATTTGCTTCTGATTATCCCGAAACTGCTGACTGACGAGGATAACGATGCCCTGGAGTGA
- the LOC140013392 gene encoding uncharacterized protein translates to MFAGVWYPLLPVKISFFMMRVLRNRLLVASALGRLNVHGPSKCFCCLDPNSESLEHIFSEGDLAQFLWAFFGNAVGVVYRGTGVRSRLVGWWSLPTRHSRMKMIHTVFPSIICWHIWLAYLVGTESLRRRTICDRIMADAVGLVCEKAEGESEGYSSWHAFYASLSGWRPRYSHRMVCWEPSGQAICKLNTDGCSLGNLGKSGGGGVLRDASGELVFGFSIPLGEVTSLQAEAKSLIYGVQQCVLRGFSSVQVEVDSLLLANILQGKLKCPWLIRSKFETFQANCALARTVGHCYREAN, encoded by the coding sequence ATGTTTGCTGGAGTCTGGTACCCGTTGTTGCCCGTCAAGATTTCCTTTTTCATGATGCGTGTGTTGAGAAATCGGTTGCTTGTAGCGTCAGCATTAGGGAGGCTAAATGTTCACGGCCCTTCAAAGTGCTTTTGCTGTTTAGATCCCAACTCAGAATCATTAGAGCACATTTTTTCAGAAGGTGATCTAGCCCAGTTCCTTTGGGCTTTCTTTGGGAATGCGGTGGGGGTTGTTTACAGAGGTACAGGTGTTCGATCTCGACTGGTAGGTTGGTGGTCTCTACCAACACGTCATTCTCGTATGAAGATGATCCATACGGTGTTTCCTAGCATAATCTGTTGGCATATTTGGTTGGCATATTTGGTTGGCACGGAATCCCTGCGCAGGCGGACTATTTGTGATCGTATTATGGCAGATGCAGTGGGATTGGTTTGTGAAAAGGCTGAGGGGGAATCGGAGGGTTATTCGTCCTGGCATGCTTTTTATGCCAGTCTTTCTGGATGGCGCCCTCGATACTCCCATCGGATGGTTTGTTGGGAACCATCAGGTCAGGCGATTTGCAAGCTAAACACAGATGGCTGTTCACTGGGTAATCTGGGGAAGAGTGGAGGGGGTGGTGTACTTAGGGATGCGTCTGGTGAATTGGTATTTGGGTTCTCCATCCCTCTTGGAGAGGTGACAAGTCTACAGGCGGAGGCTAAGTCATTAATATATGGGGTGCAGCAGTGCGTGTTGCGGGGCTTCTCTAGCGTTCAGGTGGAGGTGGATTCGCTACTATTAGCAAATATCCTCCAAGGCAAATTGAAGTGTCCGTGGTTGATTCGATCGAAATTTGAAACATTCCAGGCAAACTGTGCTTTGGCTAGGACGGTGGGACATTGCTATCGAGAGGCGAACTAG